A segment of the Etheostoma cragini isolate CJK2018 unplaced genomic scaffold, CSU_Ecrag_1.0 ScbMSFa_3597, whole genome shotgun sequence genome:
tatatatatatatatatatacatttacagtcTAAGGGAAAACCCACGGAAATTTTAAAAGGTTcggaaaatgtcaacaaacaaagacacaaaaggttaaaaaaaagacgaCCAGAACGCTGATAAaagatgggaagacaacacaagggttaaaaaaaacacatcacagctCAGATTTACTTACATTCAGTATTTGAAGGACCGGAAGACCCACTAACAACCAAAAACCCTCTGTCGGTCACCAACTGCTGCCAAAATTTGAATTAGGTCCCGCCTACCAGCTCAGTGATTGGAGGATGAATGTgtcagttcttcttcttcttgtttccgGCAGAATAGATGCAGCTGTGGCGTTTCGCTGCCCTCCTAAGCTCTCTGATCAGACTTCTTTAAGAATAAttgtttacatcttttttttatgtacctCAATATTTCACAGGTACTCAATcagttttttcaatttgttgaaaaaactgTCCAAATTCAATAAAGAGTGTAAATTAAAAATGGTTTCTCCAGTTGCTTCCAGTTCCCTGAACAGTTTCTTTTGCAGcttccttttacttttaaaaccaatttaagagctttctgtttcccagaaacagctATGAAGTAGCCAGCACTGatccaaccagactccatttaaaaaacagtacttttagcgtgtatagagccaatgCATTGTCACATGTAAATCTAcaaagtatgtgtttatttcaaccgaCACTAGAGTTTTTCATGGTTAGAAAAGTAtagaaaagaccaaaaacagcttttcatagttttatttggtttctgttgagtttgaatgaagtgtgttgtACTATCCttaaattactatttatttacatggagtctggtgggtttagcggcTCAAGCCTTGGCAAAATAATATATGTagtaaaccaaccagactccatttaaaaaaacagtctttTTAGCTGTGAACACATCTACTGTTAAAAGAGATCCCGTCCCGGTGTTTTGGCCCATTTGTCCCACATGACTCTGGACCAGAACAGACCCAGAACTGGGTCAGTCTTGGGGGAAGTAGAGCAGCAGAAGCAGGACGGACGTCAGACTGGATGTAAAAAGATAAAGAGCACGAAACATTCCTGACCCACATGTATTGTTCGATGTTTACTGGTCCGAGAGTGTGACACAAACAAGCTCCGTGTGAACAGGCTGTTTCTCACGAACCATTTGTACAAAAAGTACTTTATTTGGTGTGTATTAGTGATGCACCGAACCCAGATCCAACCCCAAATTAAATCCTCCTCCCATCTTCAGCCCATTAACACAAAGTCCACAGAAGtgcatttttcaatttattttatctgtAACAAGAAGAATAGGAATTTCATGTACAAACTCATGTGCTGATTCACTGAGtcaaatattacaattttaacTCCTTTAACCAATCCTCCATTTGGTGATATCAGATATTCGTCAAAACTCTGGAAACCCTGGAACACGCATGTGTgcctgttttaattattgggctatttggatgtttgtttgcatatactgtatgtataaatgtacgttggtttttgtgtgtctgttttgtgttatttctgGGAGTCAGATTGTCTGAATgaattcatgtttgtgtgtttggtttgtacCTCTGTTGTACTGTGTTATGTGTACTTTTTATCTGGAgtgtgcaaaataaataaagatattaggCAAGATTACGGCAGGGACACAGGTGGGAAAAACTATTTATTACAAGGCTGATATTCATCCTCCCTCAAGATCCAAAATATCCTAAGTATTACAgctgaaatcacagtagtcaaagcattactgtgaaaaaatcacaacatagccactatagtactgtaaatagtacagtaaactcTTACTAAtgtatcttatgttgtgtttaattgttttgtattttacagtgaatacacAAAATACTCTAAATGTATGGTACATTTGCTGTAAAatgaattcacagtaacttgctggacaATTGTTACCATAGTTACTGTAAAATGATTCgatatgttgtatgtttgtctgtatgtatgcatgaatgtacgttggtttttgtgtgtctgttttgtgttatttctgGGAGTCAGTTTGTCTGAATGtattaatgtttgtgtgtttggtttgtacCTCTGTTGTACTGTGTTATGTGTACTTTTTATCTGGAgtgtgcaaaataaataaagatattaggCAAGATTACGGCAGGGACACAAGTGGGAAAAACTATTTATTACAAAGCTGATATTCATCCTCTCTCAAGATCTAAAATATTAGTCTTTTAGGGTTATAACAGCGTCCCGTAATCAACGGCGCGCCATGACGTCGACCAGCCTTTTATCTGCTAGATTTAACTGTGAAGATCGTCCAGCGTTACTGTCACGAAACGTAAAAGAACTGTAATTTCGTAGTACATCATACAAATTAGCgtgcatacattttttacacaatatCACATGACCCACATTATGAGAATGGCTTCGTATGAGAGGTTGACTGTAAATAATGTCTGTGAAATCTGCAGGtgtttcctttagatttcacagtaataCTACTGGATAGGATTTTACAGTGGAATGCTGTAAAggtacattacaaccttgtcgccatgacaacatcacagtagtcttaagcattacagttgaaatcacggTAGTCAACGCATTaatggctgtaaaaaaaaatcacaatatactcactatagtactgtaaatagtacagtaaactactgtatttttacttttttatcttatgttatgtttaattgctttgtattttacaatgaatacataaaatactgtaaatggaagaaCGGTACCTTTACTGGAAAatgaattcacagtaacttgctgtaCAATTGTTGCCATAGTTACTGTAAAACGATTCGATGTGTGTCTGTTCGGTCAGATGCTGTACATGGCGTCCTTCTTCTACACCCTGAACTACGTGTACAACCTGTACCTGGGAATCCGAGAGAAGTTCTACGGCTGCATGGATGGATACGTGCAGGTACGTGAATGCACCACAGAGTACCACGAGCCACTACTTACCTCACAGACAAGCGTAGAATGTAACTAAAACATTTATTCAAGTTCTGGACTtaaccctcaagttgtcctcaggTCACATCTGACACGTTTTCAAAGACCCAATGTTAgaaatctgtgctttttttcaactaaattgtcaacagaaaacactcttcacgtgtaaaataaatgatcaattcacttagagctgggcaatatatcgaatATATCGatactagatattgtcttagatttcggtgtttgtgtgttacctGCTTCACTCTGTACAGGTGATaagtgcgtgtgtttgtgtgtttgtgtgtgtgtgtgtgtatattgacTGCTCCATTCTGTAaaggtagtgtgtgtgtgtgtattacctGCTGCATGCTGTAacggtggtgtgtgtgtgtgttacctgcttCACTCTGTACAGGTGataagtgtttgtgtatatgtgtatatgtgtgtttgtgtgtgtgtgtgtgtgtgtgtgtgtatattaacTGCTCCATTCTGTAAcggtgatgtgtgtgtgtgtgtgtgtgtgtgtgtagtaccTTGTCTATGCTGTACAGGTGTGTTGGGTGACCATCCAGATGTTttgttctctcttctctctctcttgttgtgTCCAGATTTCTAACAGAGTGAGCACCGCTGGCAGAATCACGGCGCTGCTCTCAGGGTGAGTTCAACGTCTAACACACGGCGAGATCTTTAAAccgctgacctctgacctctgacctctgacctctgaccccccccccccccccccccccccccccccccccccccccccccccccccccccccccccccccccccccgtgtccGTTGTGTTTCAGTCTGTTTCCTGTGATCCTGATGACGCCCGTGCTTGTAGTCGGAAACATCAGCCAATGTCAGGCCAACTTCAGCGAGCCCTACAGGTGACAGGACAtaacctttaacccttgtgttgtcctcccaggtcataaagagacacaaaaaggactacacacagaatgaaaaagaagaaattagagattttttaaattgaaaacattttctaaacccAGCGACAAAGACAAGTCTTCCACCGAGCGAGGGACAACGCTGCATTCCTATTGGttgctacttttactacttttatttaacccttgtgttgtcccccaaaaagggacaaaaaatgtcatttttgtcactttttcataatgttttttttgttttcactagcagcaccttactagttttactactttttttttttactttggaatTCATGAttaataaccctcatttatgtagaattatccctaatatttgagttaaaaaagcagaaattatgaataattttgacaaatagttgagatcagaagaataaaagtgattaattgtatttgcaaagagcgttgtgaggaatccaatccattttttgtggtaatttggttaaaacgAAACCTAAATTGttagaggtttttttttaattgacttttttcttttacatttgttagttttttgacatcttttcacattttagtcacttttattgacatttttctctcttatttccccacttttttaaagttctttaactaattgttttttctctaaatgctataaaattgacaaaaacacccaaatccaGTGACAGCAGTGAGCTGATTATTAATGTAacgtgtgaggagcgttgttgggaaccatctcGTTAATTTTTTGGAACATTAGTTTAAAAGGAACCCAAAtatctgatatagaaactttttgcaAAGGGGTCAGACTAGACCTGAAG
Coding sequences within it:
- the tmem116 gene encoding transmembrane protein 116, with the translated sequence MLYMASFFYTLNYVYNLYLGIREKFYGCMDGYVQISNRVSTAGRITALLSGLFPVILMTPVLVVGNISQCQANFSEPYRCLLMHTGALYLTSEHRQPIGACGGLHTYSIAVFLATFLLTLLSIIVSDADDNYLHY